A single window of Ischnura elegans chromosome 8, ioIscEleg1.1, whole genome shotgun sequence DNA harbors:
- the LOC124163736 gene encoding adhesion G-protein coupled receptor G6-like, producing the protein MRDYLEKRKPGAVNLRSTRYCHPERGHWLTWPKTPQGGRTLPEESCPNSNDTIGLLRSCQGDFFEGVYWEPLPSPNGSRVLCRTSPQRWERLSNLSLHVEKGDSFENFAKEVEKYSNLSAIEISIITEALTRVAENISDASKFSRQDIISALTLANTVLDTNSIEIMASDNASGTSNDFRLATEKLMVTAATKDVEPVTLEHVSGFSALPEAGVRGFKGYQQINGNGSMMVNMTPIFWNKDNENDNASMFVMLLEKPQFYTGITAILYNKNSLYPVKPFESYENVAQVGSTVVFSAHQMNGTNSKSPLKLLLLFSKGQFEGAENSMCVFWKESARHWTDEGCRPVCDTHLVPPDMFGCICDHLTDFALLVSLPPMNGEWEIDDAQISTVHIVCSSISLLCLLAMFLYAALCPHWCESLYVKINLNLSASVALSLMICVVEEIRRKAIHECGQSISCIVLGGFQHYFMVASFCWVAVVSVFLASQVHPNNVLRTRMTHLLLRSSAIGWGIPVIPVAVSMGIDTRLYIHRPGTAFCFPDGNAFYFGVLTPTAAAMLTTIVAFAFIIWTIFCYKSPIPVISTKPKLLRRFCSAFILLFSLGFYWVIALPLQLLTWKPTAYRYFRLFVASTVVMQGTSQFLLLIALKKSARTRLSQRLSTIFSNLKSSLSSSKKHIVTKDNSGRFISYLSPGNTTEKMDSSNDLQDFKQC; encoded by the exons ATGAGAGACTACTTGGAGAAGCGCAAGCCAGGTGCCGTGAACTTGAGGAGCACCAGGTATTGCCATCCGGAGAGAGGACACTGGTTAACGTGGCCAAAGACTCCCCAGGGAGGCCGCACGCTTCCCGAAGAGTCTTGTCCGAATAGCAACGACACCATTGGACTACTTCGTAGTTGCCAGGGTGATTTCTTCGAG GGCGTTTATTGGGAGCCTTTGCCATCACCAAATGGCTCTCGTGTACTATGTCGTACATCTCCTCAACGCTGGGAGCGATTATCAAATTTGAGTCTTCACGTGGAGAAAGGTGATTCCTTCGAGAACTTCGCGAAGGAAGTGGAAAAATACTCTAATTTATCAGCAATTGAG ATCAGTATCATCACGGAAGCTTTAACTAGGGTAGCAGAAAATATAAGTGATGCTTCAAAGTTTTCTCGCCAAGATATTATTTCTGCTCTAACACTTGCTAACACTGTTTTGGACACAAATTCCATCGAAATCATGGCATCAGACAACGCATCAGGGACTTCAAATGACTTTCGTCTGGCGACTGAGAAGTTGATGGTGACTGCTGCGACGAAAGATGTTGAGCCTGTTACTCTCGAACATGTGTCTGGATTCTCAGCGCTTCCTGAAGCAGGAGTCAGAGGATTCAAGG GCTACCAACAAATAAACGGCAATGGGTCAATGATGGTAAATATGACACCTATATTCTGGAATAAAGATAACGAGAATGACAACGCGTCAATGTTCGTCATGCTACTGGAGAAGCCACAATTTTACACTGGCATTACAGCCATTTTGTACAATAAAAACAGTTTATATCCTGTGAAACCATTCGAGTCTTATGAAAATGTCGCCCAAGTTGGCTCAACAGTCGTCTTCAGCGCACATCAAATGAATGGAACAAATAGCAAATCACCATTAAAATTACTTCTACTCTTCTCAAAAG GTcaattcgaaggggcagaaaataGCATGTGCGTGTTCTGGAAGGAGAGCGCTCGTCATTGGACGGATGAGGGATGCAGGCCTGTGTGCGACACCCACCTGGTACCGCCAGACATGTTCGGATGCATCTGCGACCACCTGACCGACTTTGCTTTGCTTGTGTCCCTACCGCCTATGAATGGCGAGTGGGAAATAGACGATGCCCAGATCTCAACGGTCCACATCGTCTGCTCTTCAATCTCCCTGCTATGCCTCCTGGCCATGTTCCTCTATGCTGCACTGTGCCCGCATTGGTGTGAATCCCTGTATGTGAAGATCAACCTGAACCTCAGCGCCTCAGTGGCCCTCTCGTTGATGATATGTGTCGTCGAAGAGATTCGAAGGAAGGCCATCCACGAATGCGGCCAATCCATATCCTGCATCGTCCTCGGAGGTTTTCAGCACTACTTCATGGTCGCCTCATTCTGCTGGGTCGCGGTGGTATCTGTCTTCCTGGCCTCGCAAGTCCACCCGAACAACGTGCTACGG ACAAGAATgacccacctcctcctccgttcGTCCGCCATTGGCTGGGGCATTCCAGTGATCCCTGTTGCTGTCAGTATGGGCATTGACACACGCCTCTATATCCACCGCCCCGGCACAGCTTTCTGCTTCCCCGATGGAAATGCCTTTTATTTCGGCGTGCTGACACCCACGGCTGCTGCCATGTTGACGACAATCGTAGCTTTTGCATTCATCATTTGGACCATCTTCTGCTACAAAAGCCCCATTCCAGTTATATCCACGAAACCAAAACTACTCCGCCGATTCTGCTCAGCGTTCATCTTGTTGTTTTCCCTTGGATTCTACTGGGTGATTGCTCTGCCTCTCCAGCTGCTCACGTGGAAGCCGACGGCGTACCGATATTTCAGACTTTTTGTGGCCTCCACGGTGGTAATGCAAGGGACGTCGCAGTTTTTGCTGCTTATCGCCTTAAAGAAAAGCGCTCGGACGAGGCTTTCCCAGCGATTGTCTACAATATTCTCCAATCTTAAGAGTTCTTTGTCGTCATCGAAGAAACACATAGTGACCAAAGATAATAGCGGCAGGTTCATATCCTACCTATCTCCCGGTAACACTACTGAAAAAATGGATTCTTCCAACGACCTGCAGGATTTTAAGCAGTGTTAA